The genome window tctggggctcactcacctgagggggaggagagacagacacagaagggagaaacaggagggcaccgcaggtgcggcgggccggctggggtggtgccggcccccgtctccgcggtgggggaatggggcgaggacgggacacagaaggaggggtagagagagagagagagagagagagagagagaagagaagaagccgtctgctgtcctgccgccggaacagctgccaaatgatcctccgccagctcgactgcctgatccagcgacgccgggcagtggcactggacccactctgcagttcctgctggtaagcgagcgatgaattgttccagcaccacctggtcgatgatcccctcggcgtcgcagttgtcggccctcaaccaccgccagcaggcgtcccggagctgctggccaaacgcgaacagccggccaacttcctccaagcgcaaagcatggaagcgctggtgctgttgctcttgagtgcgccccacgtgctggaggacggcccggcggaggtccgcgtaggccagccggcggtcggcggggagctgtagcgtggctagctgcacctctcccgttaggagggggagaaggcacgccgcgcgctgctccatcggccaccccgaggcttctgtgaCTTGTTCGaacagcgtgatgaaagccttggggtcatcctgcggacccatcttggtgacggtgaggggagatgggcccgcggccggagcgctggtggaccccaccgacacgaggaggtgccggaacgcctcgcggtcttcctgctgggccagcaccagggcttcaaagcgccgctcttgttccttccggagggtgacgagcgcctggtgctggccttGCTGGGCcgcggcgagggcatggaccaggtcggcgaacggggaggactccatggggctgatcggctggtgctccactctgaatcccgggtttcagcaccactgtaacggttcactaggcgtgggtggagcacagaggacggcaggacagagatcaggtttgcaaaaggctttattgccacacttttcagtgaacaatgttatattgactagacacacacacacacacacacacacacacacacagccagcgtctagtccagagatgagctcccctgctctccgctctccttccctaaatagggcgcggtcactgggaagacacacacaaacacaggttaattgccgtcaggtgtagtgattctgccacttaccttccctgactccgccctcctgtcacagactggcgcttgaccacgcccccgctgccacacattcctatccctgaactttagcaacttgtctcctcagtccccagacgtttacagactgttgtaaagagaaaaggggatgtctcacagtggtaaacatggccttgtcccaacttttttgagatgtgttgttgtcatgaaatttaaaatcacctaatttttctctttaaatgatacattttctcagtttaaacatttgatatgtcatctatgttctattctgaataaaatatggaattttgaaacttccacatcattgcattccgtttttatttacaatttgtactttgtcccaacgtttttggaatcggggttgtatatttctgcataaatatgacctaaaacatcatcagatttttatacaagtcctaaaagtagataaacagaacccagtaaaacaaatgagacaaaaacaatattatacttggtcatttatttattgaggaaaatgatccaatataacatatctgtgagtggcaaaagtatgtgaacctctaagattaacaGTTAATTAACTGAaattgaaattagagtcaggtgttttaaatcaatgggatgacaatcaggtgagagtgggcaccctgttttatttaaagaacagggatctatcaaaccgggcagcacagtggtgtagtggttagcgctgtcgcctcacagcaagaaggtccgggttcgagcccagtggccggcgagggcctttctgtgtggagtttgcatgttctctctgtgtctgcgtgggtttcctccgggtgctccggtttcccccacagtccaaagacatgcaggttaggttaattggtggctctaaattgaccgtaggtgtgaatgtgagtgtgaatggttgtttatctctgtgtcagccctgcgataaccttgtgacttgtccagggtgtaccctgcctcttgcccatgtgACCCCGTACAGGatgagtggctacagataatggatggatgggtggattattttcctaaataaataaatgaccaagtataatatttttgtgtcatttgttttaactcagttctctttatctacttttaggacttgtgtgaaaatctgatgatgttttaggtcatatttatacagaaatatagaaatttctaaagggttcacaaactttcaagcaccactgtacacatcacatcacatcatctctagccgctttatccttctacagggtcgcaggcaagctggagcctatcccaactgactacgggcgaaaggcggggtacaccctggacaagtcgccaggtcatcacagggctgacacacagacaaccattcacactcacacctacggtcaatttagagtcaccagttaacctaacctgcatgtctttggactgtgggggaaaccggagcacccggaggaaatccacgcggacacggggagaacatgcaaactccacacagaaaggccctcgccggccccggggctcgaacccaggaccttcttgctgtgaggcgacagcgctaaccactacaccaccgtgccgcccagcaccactgtagtgtatCATAAATTTAGACTTTGTGTCCTACTTATTTAATTTCCAACCTTTCCATATCATGATACGGTGTGTTGAGAGCTTTTAGTCCCATTTTTGTTACTCATCTTGACAGGTCACATTCAAAACATTGGTGCGTGGTTTCTTGCAGATGAATTCAACGtcactcacctttcaaccaatcagggcgcagcaATGCATCATGTGTTTCCATAATGGCAGCGCTGGCGGAGTAGACTTGAAGTTTTCTTCTtcgttgaaaaaaaaatcaaccgttTGGATCAATATTATCAATTTGAATTGAATTTAAAAGAATTCTAATGAATTCCATTAATTATTGGGCCAAGTAAACTTTATTGATTCATGATCAAAATACGGTTGATAGATTGACCGTGGAGctagcagtttatgaaatacATGACTTCTAAAATGGGAACCcccagctttggggatttttctgTCTCATAACTTGGGGAGAGAGAAGACCGAGAAGGATTGTGTATTGTGACATGTAACGACTGTGtccccaccccccttcacacacactagtctggttctggtcttgacccGGTCTCGCCTTGCCTTgatcttggtctcaacccctcaaagtcttggtcttgtctcagtctcgatacactctggacTTGGTCATAACTTGGTCTCTCTCGGTTTAGTTGGTCTTGACTATAACACTTCTGAAGATTGTTACAAGAGGAAAGATTTGGCAAATCTGTATTATTGCCCATGGCTTAATATAAGCTCAAGTAAATGTGATAGTCAGGTATCTACATAGTTTTGTATTTCACTCCCTGTATGCGAACTTCAAATGACCCTCGTCTCTGGCTCAAACACAGCAGAGGTTGGAATCGGAACTAATGTATAGGTTTGCGTTGGTTCCGCCCGAGCAACGTTTCCTGGTGCACCAGCGCAAAATGGCGAATCACCTTCGCTTCGTTGCCCGGACAGTAATGGTTCAGGATGGAAACGTTGACGCTGCATATAAAGCTCTGAATAGGTATTTTATATTTATGTTCACGTTGTacttaagtagccatagtgtctGTAATGCCTGTGCTGTTTTATTTCTGATTAGCATGTCCTGTGTTTGTAAAGTACTCGGTTATGTTGGCTCTATTAGAGATCCGTTTACCTGATATCACTCAAGCATAAGAGTGACAGATCAATGTCAGATGTGATTAATAGTATACAGGACAGATGTGGTGAAACTTCTCCGTCCGAAGCTGTCTCGATTGTACTCCGGTATCTTGTAAATTACACTCAacgaccactttaataggaacctgttcttgattctaagattcctgttcttggttgcaggagtggaacccaaaatgtggtcttctgctgttgcatgctgagatgcttttctgctcatcacggttgtaaacaTTTGCTATAAGTtaatatatccttcctggcagctcgaaccaatgtgGGGGTGAGTTTcctaaaagcatcatagcacaaagatagagcgggcatcacaatgaacattctagttaagatgctcttggcgttaagaggcttttgggaaacccacccctggccattttcctctgacctctcatcaacaaggcgtttccacccacagaactgtcgctcactcagctttttgtttgtttgtttgtcacaccattctgtgtaaactctacagactgttgtgtgtgtgaaaaccccaggagatcagcagtttctgaaatgttcAAACCAATACCCATGCCATAGTTAAGGTCACATTTTATcataatttttcccgttctgatgtttgaagtgaacattacctgaagctcttgatttgtatctgcatgattttatgcattgtgctgctgtcaagggattagctgattagataattgcataaaactgcaggtggatgggtgttccaaataaagtggctggtgagtatatATTGCAAGATTTATCTACGATTTTCTTGAAAAACATCGAACGACCTTTTACTTCTTGTCTGtattgggtccgtctcagaaactggtttcTCATTTGGGacgttatggtcaaaaaataaattttctaattttactatttttttatttttattttttgcatttacttaacactcaatgtttcttttgtcatgtttactaagaataaagatagcatcttgctttatctggcctccactgtggaaaatttttttgattacaattcaaatgcttttgtaaaattgatttacatataaaataactacattatGAAGATCATCTTCacggatgagtgaaaatattgaataaatttcctctttttgattgcttgggggcggcacggtggtgtagtggttagcgctgtcgcctcacagcaagaaggtcctgggtttgagccccggggccggcgagggcctttctgtgcggagtttgcatgttttccccgtgttcgcgtgggtttcctccgggtgctccggtttcctccacagtccaaagacatgcaggttaggttaactggtgactctaaattgaccgtaggtgtgaatgtgagtgtgaatggttgtctgtgtctatgtgtcagccctgtgatgacctggcgacttgtccagggtgtaccccgcctttcgcccgtagtcagctgggataggctccagcttgcctgcgaccctgtagaaggataaagtggctagagataatgagatgagatgattgcttgggttaaaaatgccaagttatgatgactgaattgattattcacttaaatatgaataatatgatatttTGGGTATttcatatggcgaaataggacacaatggaaaaatcaagaacataccggaaagatgagaataacggcggtggtaaaagaacagcgactgtaccggctgaaggtcgcgtgggtctctgttgcggcgcgcgagcaacgggacatcactaacgGATGGAGCACGagacgggggcggggcaaaatgactggccgttgattctatcaaaagttcgatctaaattgatcatggttgcaaaatattggccaaaaatacgcaaacgctACAaagtatgaaagtaagatgaaaaagaaacattctattgccttgtaCTGCTCttgcaaaataaaactgtcaaaactcacctttgcaGAGATAACGGCCGAACAGATCACTGGTGTAacagagaccgcaaatggaagcacgatcaacttctaactgttggagtggaaaattccattctacacatgcaaattgttagtgtgtccttccccgcacacaaaacacgctatggtaaaaaatagaccacaactcattttatagctcagaaattcatacaagaccagctaccatcgtaacattctgtaagaaacatattctatacctaactttcagctttcgttttaaaaaacaaaatcacagatttttaactaaatatttatatggcgtagtgattttaagttactacttttggtgaggtagtgaccttgaccctgaggctttccgtttagatcaaaacacacgatcgtattggttttgggtctgcggaaaatggaattACAACGGTGATTAAATATTTtgcgtgatgttttattacggttatgattatcctgtgagcgcaccaatccttaggtgtataaagttacaacttaaaatacaattagtgataactgtagacttttcagtggactacaacctttttaagggaatgcgatgtagtcaaccatttatcatgtcccagatcaagctgtcattttcccacaaacttgcagaatttttgccaaattctgagcaGAGTATTCACATAAAAgattgttttatctgtattatttctttcatcattttatttcaaattaaaaccaacatcaccattcaaaaccatatagtttattgactgagtatatttagtggggtacccccacagtacccagtttctgagaccgaCCCTGTTCTGTTTCTGGGTTGCGCTACAAAAAAGTAACTATCATTTGAGGTTTCAGAAGAAATAAACCTACGCTTTATGGCCAAGAATAtctggacacctgatcatcaaaCCCATCTGTGGTTCTTCTTCAGAGTGTTACCACAAAATTTTATAGACCAATATTTTGTaatattacaatttcccttcactggaactaagaaacCCAGACCTGTTCCAGCATAACGATgctcctcaggctcagtgaataataatctCGACTtcctcttggttattattcatcaATATTCACTTCATCTTCAGCAAATAATTAATTATTAGACGAGCAGCACTAGACTAAGTATACAAACTACAAACGCTCTTTAGAAGCACCATCAATGTCTCCTGCTTCCTTCCATGCTTTATTTTTCTTTGGGATTTCTCTATACACATTTAATGCAAGGTTGTATGTGTATGACAGTGTAAAGTAAAAACACAGTTGAGTTtttcttcccttttttttttttttttagctaagcaACAAGAACTAATTGCAGGTAGAAAATAACATTTTGAGAAAGGGATGATGTGTTTTCCCACACGTGCCGCAAGAATAATTTGAACCGGTCACTTGGTTTTGTTGTTTTACTGCATCATCGCTAATTTGTATAAAAGTTGAGAATCTCACATCGCTTGTCATGCTGTCAATTTGTTGCTTGCTGCTGTTGCTGAAGTCACACCTCCATTTCATGTGTGTCCATTGAAAAGGAACGGTTTGTTGCTCTAGTGTGAAAACGGGGTAATCCTGTTTCAGTTGTAAATTGCTTAGGTGTTGGATTGCTAGCATGTCTTGTTTCATTTAGGCCTGCACACAGTATTTTCTTTAGTCATTATCTCAATATTGGCCTTTGTTTGTCATAGCATAAGTATCACTCAAGTGTTTCATGAggacaattccatgtaaatgtcaacctcaccatgcaagaataaagcaacatgtaatacatcaaaaccactcccagagatctcacctaggcctgtattttacagatgtgaataagttgaaccaatttgtcacaagaattgttcacttcgccttaatatgtcagtctttctttcttataatgtaaaacccaagcttaaatcaactttgatcatgtacaattctatattattgccacaagccacagaaatgtatgctaaaatccacaaaacagcaaaaacaatagccatcctaaatattatttaagaactttgatagttttagctgatatttagagagtttttcaaagggttatggtggttaaattgctgattttctaaacatatgccatgtctatttcagacgcgtcacatccataacggaatttcgtcacatccataacgctgacttttccttccaaaactctgcatgaaataaaaaatattttaaacaaagattttttaatattcaccttggacccctctatcaaatggatatctccatttcgacattaggtttacaatttcacagagtttgataaaaatgtacagtcacccaagaaaagtgattacGAGAGTCTCATGCTGTGTTTGCTGTGTCTCACTTCAGAGTGTTATCGCTGGATGGAATCATTGAAACCGTAAAGCGCAGGCGTTACTATGAGAAGCCATGCAGGCGGAGACAGAGGGAGAACTACGAGAACTGCAAGAGGATCTACAACATGGAGATGGCACGCAAACTCTCGTTTGTCTCCA of Neoarius graeffei isolate fNeoGra1 chromosome 22, fNeoGra1.pri, whole genome shotgun sequence contains these proteins:
- the mrps21 gene encoding 28S ribosomal protein S21, mitochondrial codes for the protein MANHLRFVARTVMVQDGNVDAAYKALNRVLSLDGIIETVKRRRYYEKPCRRRQRENYENCKRIYNMEMARKLSFVSRTNRQDPWLGC